In a single window of the Helicobacter felis ATCC 49179 genome:
- the gltX gene encoding glutamate--tRNA ligase: protein MCMVVTRFAPSPTGHLHIGGLRTALFNYLYARGAGGKFYLRIEDTDLARNNQEATEAILQAFEWVGLDFDGEILYQSQRLELYQSYIQQLLEAGKAYYCYMSKEELEALRESQRAQGQTPRYDRRYRDFKGTPPQGITPVVRLKAPLEGEIAFEDGVKGVVVVQAKELDDFIIARADGTPTYNFVVTIDDALMGITDIIRGDDHLSNTPKQILIYQALGFKLPNFYHVPMILNEQGRKLSKRDGAMGVMDYKALGYLKEALLNFLVRLGWSYGDQEIFSLKELLQHFSPKELNSAPSCFSPHKLDWLNAHYLKATSNAQLETLLQDFDLPFSFASLQPAQKDILLSALKERCATLKSLSLGMHEVLDSPTAYEAIKNPEAKALLEAFMHDLKEASLDNLESIQTLLHDFLETHTLKPGAFMPALRVALLGKKGGIDLKQALFVLGDQVLERLRIFLERA from the coding sequence ATATGCATGGTTGTAACGCGTTTTGCCCCCTCCCCTACCGGGCATTTGCACATCGGAGGCTTGAGGACGGCTCTTTTTAATTATCTGTATGCTAGGGGAGCGGGGGGAAAGTTTTATTTACGCATTGAGGACACGGATCTAGCGCGCAATAATCAAGAAGCCACAGAGGCGATTTTGCAAGCCTTTGAGTGGGTGGGCTTAGACTTTGATGGGGAAATTCTCTACCAATCCCAACGCTTAGAACTCTACCAAAGCTATATCCAACAACTCTTAGAAGCGGGCAAAGCGTATTACTGCTATATGAGCAAGGAGGAGTTAGAGGCTTTAAGGGAGAGTCAAAGGGCGCAGGGGCAAACCCCCCGCTACGATCGCCGTTACAGAGATTTTAAAGGCACGCCCCCACAAGGAATTACCCCTGTAGTGCGTCTGAAAGCCCCTTTAGAGGGGGAAATTGCTTTTGAAGACGGAGTAAAGGGCGTAGTAGTGGTGCAGGCCAAAGAGTTAGACGACTTTATCATTGCGCGTGCGGATGGCACGCCCACTTATAATTTTGTAGTAACCATCGATGACGCGCTGATGGGAATTACCGATATTATTCGCGGAGACGATCACCTCAGCAACACCCCTAAACAAATCCTTATCTACCAAGCCCTAGGTTTTAAATTGCCTAACTTTTACCATGTGCCTATGATTTTAAACGAACAGGGGCGCAAATTGAGTAAGCGCGATGGGGCGATGGGGGTGATGGATTATAAGGCTTTGGGCTATCTTAAAGAGGCTTTGCTAAATTTCTTGGTGCGTTTGGGTTGGAGTTATGGCGATCAAGAAATCTTTAGCCTAAAAGAATTGTTGCAACACTTTAGCCCCAAAGAACTTAACAGCGCACCCAGTTGCTTTAGCCCCCATAAATTAGACTGGCTCAATGCCCACTATCTCAAAGCCACCTCTAACGCCCAGCTAGAAACTCTTTTACAAGACTTTGATCTGCCCTTTAGCTTTGCTAGTTTGCAACCTGCCCAAAAGGATATTTTATTGAGCGCACTTAAAGAGCGGTGCGCTACCCTTAAAAGTTTGAGTTTGGGGATGCATGAGGTGCTAGACTCCCCCACTGCCTACGAAGCTATTAAAAATCCTGAGGCTAAAGCCTTGCTAGAAGCCTTTATGCACGATTTAAAAGAGGCATCTTTAGATAACTTAGAGAGTATCCAAACTCTTTTACATGACTTTTTAGAAACGCACACGCTCAAGCCCGGGGCGTTCATGCCCGCCTTACGCGTGGCTCTTTTGGGAAAAAAGGGGGGAATCGATCTCAAACAAGCTTTATTCGTGCTAGGCGATCAAGTCTTAGAACGCCTGCGCATTTTCTTAGAACGCGCCTAG
- a CDS encoding 3'-5' exonuclease, whose amino-acid sequence MLCVLDIETVPDIDLIRQDLDPESTLEPLELCAKAFEWQKVKSGYEFLPLYWHKVVSIAAVLADTHGHFIKVGNFGRQEGQKRDEKHLVADFLSFFNHQKPMLISFNGRNFDLPTLMLKALAYNLDARAFYDQSNKWENYRYRYSEAFHTDLLDSLSQFGAQRLKLDGVCSMVGLPGKFGLSGECVHEIYYSQESDRLERIDLYCQGDVLNTYWLYLKYILSKGALAKEHYLNILVDFKNKLPQDKPYSEVFTQALEREIQSEMQED is encoded by the coding sequence ATGCTTTGCGTCTTGGATATTGAAACCGTGCCAGATATTGATCTAATTAGGCAGGACTTAGACCCTGAAAGCACTTTAGAACCCTTAGAGCTTTGCGCTAAAGCCTTTGAGTGGCAAAAAGTTAAGAGCGGATATGAGTTTTTGCCCCTCTATTGGCACAAGGTGGTTTCCATTGCTGCTGTGTTAGCCGACACACATGGGCATTTTATTAAGGTGGGCAATTTTGGCAGACAAGAGGGACAAAAGAGAGATGAAAAACACTTAGTGGCAGATTTTCTCAGCTTTTTTAACCATCAAAAACCCATGCTCATTAGTTTCAATGGGCGTAATTTTGACCTGCCCACTCTCATGCTCAAAGCCCTCGCCTATAACTTAGACGCGCGCGCCTTTTACGATCAAAGCAATAAATGGGAAAATTACCGCTACCGCTACAGCGAAGCCTTCCATACCGATCTGCTCGATAGTCTCTCACAATTTGGCGCACAAAGGCTTAAACTCGATGGGGTGTGTTCTATGGTAGGTTTGCCGGGTAAATTTGGCTTGAGCGGGGAGTGCGTGCATGAAATTTATTATAGTCAAGAGAGCGATCGCTTGGAGCGCATCGATCTGTATTGTCAAGGCGATGTGCTCAACACCTATTGGCTCTATCTTAAATACATTCTTTCTAAGGGCGCGCTGGCTAAAGAACATTACCTAAATATTCTAGTGGATTTTAAAAACAAACTCCCCCAAGACAAGCCCTATAGCGAGGTTTTCACCCAAGCTCTAGAGCGCGAGATTCAAAGCGAAATGCAAGAGGATTAA